Genomic segment of Leuconostoc mesenteroides subsp. mesenteroides:
AGATTTACTTTGAATGAGCTGAGGAACAGTTGCCAAGCCACCATGTTTCGATAAAGTCGTCGTAATGATTGTTTTTGGCGTTAAATTTGCTGTAGATAATGTGTCTAAGAAACCTGCTCGACGTTGTCGCATGTTATCAGTTAAATTGTTTGGTAAAATTAGAGCGATATCTCGATGGCCAAGTGACATTAAATGACTAGCTGCCATGCTTCCGCCTGTAAATTCATTGGTCTGAACCATATCATGCGCATTTATATCGGCATTTTGATCAAGCACCAAATATGGTATATTACGTTTTTTTAAAAATGTATTCACTTCAGATCGATTGGGAATATGCCGGCCGAATACTAATGCTTCTACCCCACGCTCAACCAAGGAAAAAATTACATCTTGTAAACTCTCGTCAGTTGATCCTAGAAATACTAAATTAACATCGGACGGTGCACTCATCTGCATACTTTGAATAATATCGGCAAAAAACGGCATTCGGAAGGAAGGAACTATGATACCAATCAAACGTTTTTGCCTGCTTTTAAGGTTTCTTGCAGCGCTGTTAGGAATATAGCCTAACTCATCTCGTGCTTGAAATACTTTTTCGATTGTTGCCTCAGAAAAACGTTGGCCCTTATTATTTAAAATTTGAGATACAGCAGCAATCGAGACGC
This window contains:
- a CDS encoding LacI family DNA-binding transcriptional regulator, encoding MRKISIKDVAQKAGVSIAAVSQILNNKGQRFSEATIEKVFQARDELGYIPNSAARNLKSRQKRLIGIIVPSFRMPFFADIIQSMQMSAPSDVNLVFLGSTDESLQDVIFSLVERGVEALVFGRHIPNRSEVNTFLKKRNIPYLVLDQNADINAHDMVQTNEFTGGSMAASHLMSLGHRDIALILPNNLTDNMRQRRAGFLDTLSTANLTPKTIITTTLSKHGGLATVPQLIQSKSTAAFVLNDEMAIGVLRGLAYQEIKVPEDISVMGYDDTDYAEFMIPTLTTIAQPAWKIGETALKMIIRRLDHPNLPLQTEFFDVKLVIRESTGPLRHTKGNQ